CAGGTTGCCAAACATTCGGTTCATGGCGATTTCACTACTTCGTCGTCTTTCAGCAGTGTGGACAACTGCAATAATTTTGAACTGATCCTGATGCCGGATCGCTCAACTGCTTTCATATTGACCAGAGGCCGAATGCGCCGCCCCTTGCGCACCAGACCGATCATTCCTCCGTTGTGGGGAAAGTTTCTGGAAGCCCCAACCGTCAGTACAGGTTGATTTTCCAGGGCCGTTATCAGCTGACCCTCGTTGTCCGCCAGTGTGTCATCCATATAGAGCAAATGACAATGAGAGGCATCAATGGGAGTTTCCAGCGGCTCCAGCACCAGAGGACGGCCCTTCACCGTTTCGTTCTCCAGCAACCTGGCAAGCGTGCGTCGAAGGACACGTCCCC
This sequence is a window from Thiolapillus brandeum. Protein-coding genes within it:
- a CDS encoding YfiR family protein; its protein translation is MCLVLFLINPVHADSSSIPEVRALYLYNFSMFIHWPDKAFPTRNSPIRYCVLGGRVLRRTLARLLENETVKGRPLVLEPLETPIDASHCHLLYMDDTLADNEGQLITALENQPVLTVGASRNFPHNGGMIGLVRKGRRIRPLVNMKAVERSGIRISSKLLQLSTLLKDDEVVKSP